From Cellulomonas fimi ATCC 484, a single genomic window includes:
- a CDS encoding 50S ribosomal protein bL37, with protein MSKRGRKRRSRAGSGANHGKRPNA; from the coding sequence ATGAGCAAGCGCGGCCGCAAGCGTCGTTCCCGTGCCGGGAGCGGCGCGAACCACGGCAAGCGTCCCAACGCCTGA
- the rsrA gene encoding mycothiol system anti-sigma-R factor, which yields MSEKDESVQQVTGTCGNNCQDALDRLWEYLDAELADIDAQTVRTHLAECPGCLEEYDVDVVVKHLVRRGCQEVAPDTLRVRIHRQLTVMDVDQTPS from the coding sequence ATGAGCGAGAAGGACGAGTCGGTCCAGCAGGTGACCGGCACGTGCGGGAACAACTGTCAGGACGCGCTCGACCGGCTGTGGGAGTACCTGGACGCCGAGCTCGCGGACATCGACGCGCAGACGGTGCGGACCCACCTGGCCGAGTGCCCGGGCTGCCTCGAGGAGTACGACGTCGACGTCGTGGTCAAGCACCTCGTACGCCGGGGCTGCCAGGAGGTCGCACCGGACACGCTGCGGGTGCGGATCCACCGGCAGCTCACGGTCATGGACGTGGACCAGACGCCGTCCTGA